One genomic segment of Flavobacteriaceae bacterium includes these proteins:
- a CDS encoding transposase: MDTYIDLLKLILPELLVEHFDLSKHSVENEVMHLYFEERNIVPKEESERILIAHGFHKELTIQDFPLRGNTVYLHIKRRRWLDRKTKQIVQRDWNLVAQGTRMTEQFAAFLKEISR; the protein is encoded by the coding sequence TTGGATACTTATATAGATTTACTAAAATTAATTTTACCAGAGTTGTTAGTTGAACATTTTGATTTGTCAAAACATAGTGTTGAAAATGAAGTGATGCATTTGTATTTTGAAGAACGTAACATAGTTCCCAAAGAAGAATCAGAACGTATCTTGATAGCTCACGGATTTCATAAAGAGCTTACCATTCAAGACTTTCCATTACGAGGCAACACAGTATATCTTCACATTAAACGTCGTAGATGGTTAGATAGGAAGACCAAACAAATTGTACAAAGAGATTGGAATTTAGTAGCACAGGGGACTCGAATGACAGAGCAGTTCGCTGCTTTTTTAAAAGAAATTAGTAGATAG
- a CDS encoding transposase, producing the protein MYKNDGYVRRYSESFKLKVLAELTKGNHSKRQIALTYGIQSSTINVWIKKYDRKDLMNTRVTVQTDDELSRIKALQKELKQLKDLLIKKDLDKLVNDSYLEVAAENLGYKNVEELKKNLNIKP; encoded by the coding sequence ATGTATAAAAATGATGGATATGTAAGACGTTATAGTGAGAGTTTTAAACTCAAAGTATTAGCAGAACTTACCAAAGGAAACCATTCCAAAAGACAAATTGCCTTAACTTACGGCATACAATCTAGTACGATAAACGTATGGATTAAAAAATATGACCGTAAAGATTTAATGAACACCCGTGTAACCGTGCAAACAGACGACGAATTATCCCGTATTAAAGCCCTTCAAAAAGAGCTAAAACAACTCAAAGATCTTCTTATTAAAAAGGATCTAGATAAACTTGTGAATGATAGTTATCTTGAAGTAGCTGCTGAAAATCTTGGCTATAAAAATGTTGAAGAATTAAAAAAAAACTTAAACATAAAGCCTTAA
- a CDS encoding IS3 family transposase — MKIAPINRKKRRYAIATICNAFELKRDAYYKYQKRFVLKKQIEQNVIMLVKKSRKTLPREGTRKLMKSLHNDFRKQNINIGRDQLFRILKENNLLIRRKKYSSKTTNSYHRFYKYKNIIKDLIINRPNQVWASDITYIRTINGFCYLALITDMYSRKIVGYDISDSLELKGCVRALNKAIYQTKNTEEIIHHSDRGIQYCSNVYTQILKRKKIQISMTQENHCYENAMAERVNGILKDEFFLDQTFTNINHAKKATKNAIKLYNNKRLHLSLDYKTPNYVHKNVA, encoded by the coding sequence ATGAAAATAGCACCGATTAATAGAAAAAAAAGAAGGTACGCCATCGCTACTATTTGTAATGCTTTCGAGTTAAAAAGAGATGCTTATTACAAATATCAAAAAAGGTTTGTTCTTAAAAAACAAATAGAACAAAATGTAATAATGCTTGTTAAAAAAAGCAGGAAAACATTACCCAGAGAAGGTACTAGAAAGCTAATGAAATCCTTACATAATGATTTTAGGAAACAGAATATAAATATAGGTAGAGACCAGTTATTTAGAATCTTAAAAGAAAATAATTTGTTAATTAGAAGGAAAAAATATTCTTCTAAAACAACCAACTCTTACCATCGTTTTTATAAATATAAAAATATCATAAAAGACCTGATCATTAATAGACCTAACCAAGTTTGGGCTTCGGATATTACCTATATAAGAACTATAAATGGATTTTGTTATTTAGCACTTATTACTGATATGTATTCAAGAAAAATAGTAGGCTATGATATTAGTGATAGTTTAGAACTTAAAGGCTGTGTTAGAGCTTTAAATAAAGCTATTTATCAAACTAAAAATACCGAAGAAATCATACATCATTCTGATAGAGGAATACAATATTGTAGCAATGTTTATACTCAAATTTTGAAAAGAAAAAAGATACAAATCAGTATGACCCAAGAAAATCATTGCTACGAAAACGCAATGGCCGAAAGAGTTAACGGAATTTTAAAAGATGAATTCTTCCTCGACCAAACATTTACAAATATCAATCACGCCAAAAAAGCAACAAAAAATGCAATCAAATTATATAATAATAAAAGATTACATTTATCTTTAGATTATAAAACACCTAATTACGTGCACAAAAATGTAGCATAA
- a CDS encoding IS3 family transposase (programmed frameshift) — translation MKRRKYSKEFKIKAVELSNVRGNTKQIAMELGISADLIYRWRRELEQRPDLAFSGNGVKQLTEDQKELERLRKQLKDVTMERDNLKKGREHLLQERSEVLKFIKDYSREYPVGKMCKIFKISRNSYYRSKNYVPSDRDGKNRMLLSEIHRICERSKSTYGSPRITEELKAKGFKVSRSRVARLMKKHGIKAVRKKKFVVTTDSKHQYPVADNVLDRDFKATAAAQKWVSDITYLKTAQGWLYLTVIIDLFDRKVIGWSLSNGLKARQTIIAAWRMAVNNRMPCEGMIFHSDRGVQYASHAFVNILKSYHVTPSMSRKGNCWDNAVAESFFKTIKTELMIDNKFISNKSLQIKVFEYIETWYNRYRRHSALGYKNIIEFEKLYQIKNVA, via the exons ATGAAACGAAGAAAATACAGTAAAGAGTTTAAAATTAAAGCAGTAGAATTAAGCAATGTACGAGGTAACACAAAGCAGATTGCCATGGAATTGGGAATCAGTGCAGATCTTATTTACAGATGGCGTAGAGAATTAGAACAGCGTCCTGATTTAGCTTTTAGCGGTAATGGCGTCAAACAACTCACAGAAGATCAGAAAGAGTTAGAGCGATTACGTAAACAGCTCAAGGATGTTACCATGGAGCGGGATA ATCTTAAAAAAGGCCGTGAGCATCTTCTCCAAGAGCGATCGGAAGTATTGAAATTTATCAAAGATTACAGTAGAGAATATCCGGTTGGGAAGATGTGTAAAATTTTTAAAATTAGTAGAAACAGTTATTACAGGAGTAAGAATTATGTTCCATCAGATAGAGATGGAAAAAATCGTATGCTACTCTCTGAGATTCACCGTATCTGTGAGCGAAGTAAATCTACTTATGGAAGTCCTAGAATTACAGAGGAACTCAAAGCTAAAGGGTTTAAAGTATCTAGGTCTAGGGTAGCACGATTGATGAAAAAACACGGGATTAAAGCAGTTCGTAAAAAGAAATTTGTTGTCACGACAGATTCTAAGCATCAATATCCAGTAGCTGATAATGTATTGGATAGAGATTTTAAAGCTACCGCTGCTGCACAGAAATGGGTTTCTGATATTACCTATTTAAAGACTGCACAAGGATGGCTGTACTTAACGGTAATTATTGACCTGTTTGATCGTAAAGTCATTGGTTGGTCTTTGAGCAATGGACTCAAAGCAAGACAAACTATCATTGCTGCATGGAGAATGGCTGTAAACAACAGAATGCCTTGTGAAGGTATGATTTTTCATTCTGATCGAGGTGTACAATACGCATCTCATGCGTTTGTTAATATCCTTAAAAGTTATCATGTAACACCCAGTATGAGTAGAAAAGGAAACTGTTGGGATAATGCAGTAGCTGAATCTTTTTTTAAAACAATCAAAACAGAACTAATGATAGACAATAAGTTTATATCCAACAAAAGTCTTCAAATTAAAGTCTTTGAATACATAGAAACTTGGTACAACAGATACAGAAGACATTCTGCTCTTGGTTACAAAAATATCATCGAATTTGAAAAATTATATCAAATCAAAAATGTAGCTTAA
- a CDS encoding ORF6N domain-containing protein: MSENNNGKPLVPNELIASRILLIRDYKVMIDSDIAELYGVTTKRLNQQVNRNINRFPSNFMFELTEAEKKEVVANCNHLKNLKFSSFLPKVFTEHGVMMLANVLRSERATTMSVKIIEIFIEMREAIIDNLNLKLDIEEIKKKLTNHSKNIELVFNYLDELTVSRPKIGLQLIIKIYATFLCT, encoded by the coding sequence ATGAGCGAAAATAATAACGGAAAACCATTAGTTCCAAACGAATTAATAGCAAGTAGAATATTACTAATTAGAGATTATAAAGTAATGATAGATAGTGATATTGCAGAACTTTATGGAGTAACTACAAAAAGATTAAATCAGCAAGTAAATAGAAATATAAATCGTTTTCCTTCTAACTTTATGTTTGAACTTACAGAAGCAGAAAAAAAAGAGGTGGTTGCAAATTGCAACCACCTTAAAAACTTAAAATTCTCGTCATTTTTACCAAAAGTATTTACAGAACACGGAGTAATGATGCTTGCAAATGTTTTAAGAAGTGAACGAGCAACAACAATGAGTGTTAAAATAATAGAGATTTTTATTGAAATGCGAGAAGCAATCATAGACAATCTAAATTTAAAACTTGACATTGAAGAAATCAAAAAGAAGCTAACAAATCACAGTAAGAATATTGAATTAGTTTTTAATTATTTAGATGAATTAACAGTGTCTCGTCCTAAAATAGGGCTACAGTTAATTATTAAAATTTATGCTACATTTTTGTGCACGTAA
- a CDS encoding tyrosine-type recombinase/integrase, with protein sequence MNSFKQFLESKELSSTTIKRYNTKVLNFISWLDKDNTEVENTTTKELTAYLYYLQKKGLCNATRSHNLIALKHYFNWQILHNKRINNPAKHIKLRGTHTKKLHDIFTLIALEKLYNDYQVPNEDDKRNNRNWWQVHLLTRKRNKVALGLLIYQGLTTKEIDTLTLKGLQLREGKIYIQGDKKGAERSLELKSYQIMDLMEYQLKTRLELLKLSNKESNQLFISKGKSNFGNDNWKRFAETLRKQNKKFQNFRQIRASVITHWLGIYNLRQVQYMAGHKHISSTETYLVNKLEDLQSDIDKYHPMI encoded by the coding sequence ATGAACAGCTTTAAACAATTTTTAGAAAGTAAAGAATTAAGCAGTACCACTATTAAACGCTACAATACCAAAGTATTAAATTTTATAAGTTGGTTAGATAAAGACAATACAGAAGTAGAAAATACAACTACAAAAGAACTCACAGCATACTTATATTATTTACAAAAGAAAGGATTATGTAATGCTACAAGAAGTCATAATTTAATTGCTCTAAAACATTATTTTAATTGGCAAATATTACACAATAAACGCATTAACAATCCTGCAAAACATATAAAATTAAGAGGAACACACACCAAGAAATTACACGATATATTTACACTAATAGCATTAGAAAAGTTGTACAATGATTATCAAGTCCCAAATGAAGATGACAAGCGAAATAATAGAAATTGGTGGCAAGTACATTTACTCACACGAAAACGAAATAAAGTAGCATTAGGATTATTGATTTATCAAGGATTAACCACTAAAGAAATAGATACACTTACTTTAAAAGGTTTGCAATTACGAGAAGGAAAAATCTATATACAAGGCGATAAAAAAGGAGCAGAAAGAAGTTTAGAATTAAAATCATATCAAATAATGGACTTGATGGAATACCAACTAAAAACACGATTAGAACTCTTAAAACTATCCAATAAAGAAAGTAATCAATTATTTATAAGCAAAGGAAAAAGTAACTTCGGAAACGATAACTGGAAACGTTTTGCAGAAACATTACGAAAGCAAAATAAAAAGTTCCAAAACTTTAGACAAATACGTGCTTCAGTAATAACACATTGGTTGGGAATATACAATTTACGACAAGTTCAATATATGGCAGGACACAAACATATAAGCAGTACAGAAACTTATTTAGTCAATAAATTAGAAGATTTACAAAGTGATATAGATAAATATCATCCTATGATTTAG
- a CDS encoding tyrosine-type recombinase/integrase: MKNLILKNSSYQHLEIGFKEWLDILGYNPMSVYNMPNIVREFLHFLENNRINHIHNLQHQHIKNYYNYIYNRSNLRRGGGLSNNYINKHLQAIEKFLEYLHHKGVRNVPNLGIPLLKLNTKDITVLSKEDIQLLYKVTYRDTENQRQEILQARDRAILTVFYGCGLRRNEGTHLELNDINLDRRILHVRKGKNYKERFVPFSKQSAKILEEYIYDYRPILAKSKKESRLFIGVTSKPMTGGTLYTRLKLLQLQVDNIELQNKHLTLHNLRHSIATHLLQAGMPLNKISRFLGHSSLESTQIYTHLIDQNNEQL, translated from the coding sequence ATGAAAAATTTAATCTTAAAAAATAGCAGTTACCAACATTTAGAAATCGGTTTTAAAGAATGGTTGGATATTTTAGGTTACAACCCAATGAGTGTTTACAATATGCCGAATATCGTTAGAGAATTTTTACACTTCTTGGAAAACAACAGAATAAATCATATCCATAATTTACAACATCAACATATTAAAAACTATTACAATTACATCTATAACAGAAGCAATTTAAGACGTGGTGGCGGATTAAGTAATAATTACATCAACAAGCATTTACAGGCTATCGAAAAGTTTTTAGAGTACTTACATCATAAAGGCGTTCGTAATGTTCCGAATCTTGGAATACCTTTATTAAAACTCAATACCAAAGACATCACCGTACTATCAAAAGAAGATATACAACTACTTTATAAAGTAACCTATAGAGATACCGAGAACCAACGACAAGAAATATTACAAGCAAGAGATAGAGCCATTTTAACCGTTTTTTATGGTTGTGGATTACGAAGAAATGAAGGAACTCATTTGGAGCTAAATGACATCAATTTAGACAGACGTATTTTACACGTTAGAAAAGGTAAAAACTACAAAGAACGTTTTGTACCATTTAGTAAACAGAGTGCAAAAATATTAGAAGAATACATTTATGATTACAGACCAATATTGGCAAAAAGCAAAAAAGAAAGTCGTTTGTTTATTGGTGTTACTTCAAAACCAATGACTGGAGGAACTTTATATACACGATTAAAATTACTGCAATTACAAGTAGATAATATAGAATTACAGAACAAACATTTAACGCTTCATAATTTACGCCATAGTATTGCTACTCATTTATTGCAAGCAGGAATGCCATTAAATAAAATCAGTCGCTTTTTAGGACATAGTAGTTTAGAAAGTACACAGATTTACACGCACTTAATAGACCAAAACAATGAACAGCTTTAA
- a CDS encoding helix-turn-helix domain-containing protein produces MDFGSKITLVRKQKKLSQSELGKLANVSGDIVGKYERNEMKPSIDTAHRLANALNVTLDYLVGDSDTVLFDKDITKRMEAIINMESEDKKALFKILDAYIRDTNAKKTYS; encoded by the coding sequence ATGGACTTTGGAAGTAAAATAACATTAGTACGTAAACAAAAAAAACTATCTCAAAGTGAGTTGGGTAAACTTGCTAATGTGTCTGGTGATATTGTAGGTAAGTACGAGCGTAACGAAATGAAGCCATCTATTGATACTGCACATAGATTAGCTAATGCTCTTAATGTTACGTTAGATTATTTGGTGGGCGATAGCGATACCGTTCTTTTTGATAAAGATATTACCAAACGCATGGAAGCTATTATTAATATGGAAAGTGAAGATAAAAAAGCACTCTTTAAAATTCTTGATGCTTATATTAGAGATACTAATGCTAAAAAAACTTATTCATAA
- a CDS encoding PIN domain-containing protein codes for MNGSKLFLDTNIILYLLNGDETLAELLNAKQLYISVITELELLAYKGITVKEEKIINEFVSQCKTITINNAVKQETIRIRKAYHTKLPDSIIIATALYLDLPLITSDIEFKKVEELGLVFYEK; via the coding sequence ATGAATGGGAGTAAGTTATTTTTAGATACTAATATTATTCTCTATTTATTAAATGGAGATGAAACATTAGCCGAATTACTAAATGCAAAACAATTATATATTTCTGTCATTACAGAGTTAGAATTATTGGCTTATAAAGGCATTACGGTTAAAGAAGAAAAAATCATCAATGAGTTTGTATCACAATGCAAAACGATAACCATAAACAATGCAGTAAAACAGGAGACCATAAGAATCCGAAAAGCGTATCATACCAAACTTCCAGATAGTATTATTATTGCGACAGCATTGTATTTAGATTTACCCTTAATTACTTCTGATATTGAATTTAAAAAAGTAGAAGAGTTAGGGCTTGTTTTTTACGAGAAATAA
- a CDS encoding tyrosine-type recombinase/integrase has translation MEQEKIIACGGSPLYKNYLEKNGYTTGSIPTYLKTQSQFTEWCVKYGTTAETIDYKTFLKYIETLRERKLKPRTLKGYVSNLKIYFNYLTEENYRQENSIQNINIKGVKKEVVHHILTSDELEDLYYSYQTENGNLLARKRNKIIVGLLVYQGLTTQNLQQLKVENIQLYKGKIDLLGTKKSNGRILELKPWQLMELMEYTHEIRPQILEQTSKETEQLFLPLGSSLKLHNSLAKMVKELKKINHKFINLKQIRTSVIVSWLKQHNLRKVQYLAGHRYISSTERYQQDDLESLHKTINIYHPFS, from the coding sequence ATGGAGCAAGAGAAAATAATTGCCTGCGGTGGCTCACCGCTGTACAAGAACTATTTAGAGAAAAACGGTTATACAACGGGGAGTATTCCAACATACCTAAAAACCCAAAGCCAATTTACTGAATGGTGTGTAAAGTATGGAACAACCGCAGAAACCATAGATTATAAAACCTTTTTAAAATACATAGAAACTTTAAGAGAAAGAAAGTTAAAACCACGAACCTTAAAAGGCTATGTAAGTAATTTAAAAATCTACTTCAATTATCTCACAGAAGAAAATTACAGACAAGAAAACAGTATTCAAAACATCAATATCAAAGGTGTAAAAAAAGAAGTCGTACATCATATTTTAACGTCAGATGAGTTAGAAGATTTGTATTATTCTTATCAAACTGAAAACGGAAATTTATTAGCAAGAAAACGAAATAAAATAATTGTAGGATTATTAGTTTATCAAGGTTTAACCACACAAAACTTACAGCAATTAAAAGTAGAAAATATACAATTATACAAAGGAAAAATAGATCTATTAGGAACTAAAAAAAGCAACGGAAGAATCTTAGAATTAAAACCTTGGCAATTGATGGAGCTGATGGAATATACTCATGAAATTAGACCACAGATTTTAGAACAAACCAGTAAGGAAACTGAACAGTTATTTTTACCATTAGGTAGCAGTTTAAAATTGCACAATAGTTTAGCTAAAATGGTAAAAGAGTTAAAGAAAATCAATCATAAATTTATCAATCTAAAGCAAATAAGAACAAGTGTAATTGTGAGTTGGTTGAAGCAACACAATTTAAGAAAAGTTCAATATTTAGCAGGACACAGATATATAAGTTCGACAGAACGTTATCAGCAAGACGATTTAGAAAGTTTACATAAAACAATTAATATTTATCATCCTTTTAGTTAA
- a CDS encoding tyrosine-type recombinase/integrase, producing MKKLKLQNHSYKVLLLAFKAWLDVLGYAETTVYNLPNHLKEFFYYLENNHINELGHIQTQHVTDYYKYLQERPNQRKNGGLSNGYLNKHQQTLFKFREYLKEHNHKGINIHLKSETKNNRDSLSVCTLQEIKQLFQATEFSHEEEKLQQRDKALLVCFYSCGLRRNEVVHLNINDILFDKQRLFVRQGKNYKERIVPANRHSLNILEEYIFDFRIQFKNHKESEALFLNYRGTRLQGMSFANRLKCIIDATGNKDLQEKNITLHSLRHSIATHLLEQGAAIEHISTFLGHASLESTQIYTHILAIPSDMKFENIPKQPWSKRK from the coding sequence GTGAAAAAATTAAAATTACAAAACCACAGTTACAAAGTATTATTACTTGCCTTTAAGGCGTGGTTAGATGTTTTAGGCTATGCAGAAACCACCGTTTACAATTTACCCAATCATTTAAAAGAGTTTTTTTATTATCTGGAAAACAATCATATCAACGAACTGGGTCATATTCAAACACAACACGTAACCGATTATTATAAGTACTTACAAGAACGACCAAACCAAAGAAAAAACGGCGGATTAAGTAACGGTTATTTAAACAAGCATCAACAAACCTTATTCAAGTTTAGAGAATATTTAAAAGAACACAACCACAAAGGAATTAATATTCACTTAAAAAGCGAAACAAAAAACAATAGAGACAGTTTAAGTGTGTGTACTTTACAAGAAATCAAACAATTATTCCAAGCAACAGAATTTAGTCACGAAGAAGAAAAGTTACAACAAAGAGATAAAGCTTTATTGGTTTGTTTTTACAGTTGTGGTTTGCGTAGAAATGAAGTTGTACACTTAAATATCAATGACATTCTATTTGATAAACAACGTTTATTTGTACGACAAGGAAAGAACTACAAAGAGCGGATAGTACCCGCAAACAGGCATAGTTTGAATATATTAGAAGAATACATTTTTGATTTTAGAATCCAATTTAAAAATCACAAAGAAAGCGAAGCTTTGTTTTTAAATTACAGAGGAACACGTTTACAAGGAATGAGTTTTGCGAACAGGTTAAAGTGCATCATAGATGCAACTGGTAATAAAGATTTGCAAGAAAAAAATATTACACTTCATAGTTTACGACACAGTATTGCAACCCATTTATTAGAACAAGGTGCAGCTATAGAACACATTAGCACCTTTTTAGGACATGCATCTTTAGAATCTACGCAGATTTACACACATATCTTGGCAATACCAAGTGATATGAAATTCGAAAATATACCCAAACAACCATGGAGCAAGAGAAAATAA
- a CDS encoding helix-turn-helix domain-containing protein — MNLAGQLSKLRKHKKLSQNDLGKKAGTSGDLIGRYERNEVKPSIEVASKIADVLEVSLDLLIGKTTVEVDHSILKRVLEVQQMEQVDKNHILYTLDALIKATKLKSIA; from the coding sequence ATGAATTTAGCAGGACAATTATCTAAGTTACGTAAGCATAAAAAATTATCTCAAAATGATTTGGGTAAAAAAGCAGGTACTTCTGGAGATCTTATCGGACGTTATGAAAGAAACGAAGTAAAACCATCGATTGAAGTGGCTTCTAAAATTGCAGATGTACTTGAAGTCTCGCTAGATTTATTAATTGGTAAAACTACTGTAGAAGTTGACCATAGTATCTTAAAACGTGTTTTAGAAGTACAACAGATGGAACAAGTGGATAAAAACCATATTCTTTATACTTTAGATGCTCTTATTAAAGCGACTAAACTTAAATCTATTGCATAA